In the genome of Amia ocellicauda isolate fAmiCal2 chromosome 3, fAmiCal2.hap1, whole genome shotgun sequence, one region contains:
- the LOC136746965 gene encoding stomatin produces MHSGVLINHREMPSQDDVRDSDGHNVRGEGLGCCGWTLVILSGILVMFSFPISIFFCIKIVKEYERAVIFRLGRVTSGRAKGPGLFFILPCTDSFVKVDLRTVSFNIPPQEILTKDSVTVAVDGVVYFRVLSAISSVINVSNADSCTRLLAQTTLRNVLGTKNLSELLSDREEISHSMQVTLDAATHSWGIKVERVEIKDVKLPLQLQRAMAAEAEATREARAKVIAAEGEMNASRALKEASLVIAESPSALQLRYLQTLTTIASEKNSTIVFPLPIDMLQTFLTKGKYSRSTTSEIL; encoded by the exons ATGCACTCTGGTGTCTTAATAAACCACAGGGAGATGCCATCGCAAGACGACGTAAGAGACTCTGATGGTCACAATGTTAGAG GAGAGGGCCTGGGCTGCTGTGGCTGGACCTTGGTTATCCTCTCTGGTATCCTGGTGATGTTTAGCTTTCCCATTTCCATCTTCTTTTGTATCAAG ATTGTAAAGGAGTATGAACGGGCTGTCATATTCCGACTCGGCCGCGTCACTTCTGGAAGGGCAAAGGGGCCTG GTCTTTTCTTCATCTTGCCCTGCACTGACTCCTTTGTGAAAGTCGATCTGAGAACAGTGTCCTTTAATATCCCTCCACAAGAG ATCCTGACTAAAGACTCTGTGACTGTGGCTGTGGATGGAGTGGTCTACTTCAGAGTCCTGTCGGCCATCTCCTCAGTGATCAATGTGAGCAACGCTGACTCCTGTACCCGTCTGCTGGCTCAGACCACTCTGAGGAACGTCCTGGGCACAAAGAACCTGTCTGAGCTACTCTCTGACCGTGAGGAGATCTCCCACAGCATGCAG GTGACACTTGATGCTGCCACACATAGCTGGGGTATTAAGGTGGAGCGTGTCGAGATCAAGGATGTCAAGCTGCCTCTTCAGTTGCAGAGGGCCATGGCAGCTGAGGCAGAAGCTACCAGAGAGGCCAGAGCCAAG GTTATAGCAGCAGAGGGGGAGATGAATGCCTCGCGGGCCCTGAAAGAAGCCTCCCTGGTGATTGCAGAGTCTCCCTCCGCCTTGCAGCTGCGCTACCTGCAGACCCTCACCACCATCGCCAGCGAGAAGAACTCCACTATTGTCTTCCCCCTGCCTATCGACATGCTGCAGACCTTCCTGACCAAGGGGAAATACTCCCGTAGCACAACCTCAGAAATCCTCTGA
- the LOC136746966 gene encoding stomatin isoform X2 yields MEMETQSSVEMHSKQDLIDHHGGLGCCGWVLVILSGLFVVLTFPISLFLCIKIVQEYERAVIFRLGRITSRKAKGPGLFFILPCTDSFVKVDMRTVSFDIPPQEILTKDSVTVAVDGVVYFRVQSAISSVANVSNADSSTRLLAQTTLRNVLGTKNLSELLSDREEISHSMQVTLDAATDSWGIKVERVEIKDVKLPVQLQRAMAAEAEATREARAKVIAAEGEMNASRALKEASLVIAESPSGLQLRYLQTLTTIASEKNSTIVFPLPIDVLQTYLKGK; encoded by the exons ATGGAAATGGAAACACAAAGCAGTGTTGAAATGCACAGCAAACAGGATTTAATAG ATCATCATGGTGGTCTGGGCTGCTGCGGCTGGGTCTTGGTTATCCTCTCCGGTCTCTTTGTGGTTTTGACTTTCCCCATCTCCCTCTTCTTGTGTATAAAG ATTGTACAGGAGTATGAACGGGCTGTCATATTCCGACTGGGGCGCATCACCTCCAGAAAGGCGAAGGGGCCGG GTCTGTTCTTCATCTTGCCCTGCACCGACTCCTTTGTGAAAGTTGATATGAGAACAGTTTCCTTTGATATCCCTCCACAAGAG ATCCTGACAAAAGACTCAGTGACTGTGGCTGTGGATGGAGTGGTCTACTTCAGAGTCCAGTCGGCCATCTCCTCAGTCGCCAATGTGAGCAATGCTGACTCCTCCACCCGCCTGCTGGCTCAGACCACTCTGAGGAACGTCCTGGGCACAAAGAACCTGTCTGAGCTGCTCTCTGACCGTGAGGAGATCTCCCACAGCATGCAG GTGACACTTGATGCCGCCACAGATAGCTGGGGTATTAAGGTGGAGCGTGTCGAGATCAAGGATGTCAAACTGCCTGTTCAGCTGCAGAGGGCTATGGCAGCTGAGGCAGAAGCTACCAGAGAGGCCAGAGCCAAG GTTATAGCAGCAGAGGGGGAGATGAATGCCTCACGGGCCCTGAAAGAAGCCTCCCTGGTGATCGCTGAGTCTCCCTCCGGCCTGCAGCTGCGCTACCTGCAGACCCTCACCACCATCGCCAGTGAGAAGAACTCTACCATCGTCTTCCCCCTGCCTATTGATGTGCTGCAGACCTACCTGAAGGGGAAATGA
- the LOC136746966 gene encoding stomatin isoform X1, with amino-acid sequence MEMETQSSVEMHSKQDLIEDHHGGLGCCGWVLVILSGLFVVLTFPISLFLCIKIVQEYERAVIFRLGRITSRKAKGPGLFFILPCTDSFVKVDMRTVSFDIPPQEILTKDSVTVAVDGVVYFRVQSAISSVANVSNADSSTRLLAQTTLRNVLGTKNLSELLSDREEISHSMQVTLDAATDSWGIKVERVEIKDVKLPVQLQRAMAAEAEATREARAKVIAAEGEMNASRALKEASLVIAESPSGLQLRYLQTLTTIASEKNSTIVFPLPIDVLQTYLKGK; translated from the exons ATGGAAATGGAAACACAAAGCAGTGTTGAAATGCACAGCAAACAGGATTTAATAG AAGATCATCATGGTGGTCTGGGCTGCTGCGGCTGGGTCTTGGTTATCCTCTCCGGTCTCTTTGTGGTTTTGACTTTCCCCATCTCCCTCTTCTTGTGTATAAAG ATTGTACAGGAGTATGAACGGGCTGTCATATTCCGACTGGGGCGCATCACCTCCAGAAAGGCGAAGGGGCCGG GTCTGTTCTTCATCTTGCCCTGCACCGACTCCTTTGTGAAAGTTGATATGAGAACAGTTTCCTTTGATATCCCTCCACAAGAG ATCCTGACAAAAGACTCAGTGACTGTGGCTGTGGATGGAGTGGTCTACTTCAGAGTCCAGTCGGCCATCTCCTCAGTCGCCAATGTGAGCAATGCTGACTCCTCCACCCGCCTGCTGGCTCAGACCACTCTGAGGAACGTCCTGGGCACAAAGAACCTGTCTGAGCTGCTCTCTGACCGTGAGGAGATCTCCCACAGCATGCAG GTGACACTTGATGCCGCCACAGATAGCTGGGGTATTAAGGTGGAGCGTGTCGAGATCAAGGATGTCAAACTGCCTGTTCAGCTGCAGAGGGCTATGGCAGCTGAGGCAGAAGCTACCAGAGAGGCCAGAGCCAAG GTTATAGCAGCAGAGGGGGAGATGAATGCCTCACGGGCCCTGAAAGAAGCCTCCCTGGTGATCGCTGAGTCTCCCTCCGGCCTGCAGCTGCGCTACCTGCAGACCCTCACCACCATCGCCAGTGAGAAGAACTCTACCATCGTCTTCCCCCTGCCTATTGATGTGCTGCAGACCTACCTGAAGGGGAAATGA